In the genome of Neofelis nebulosa isolate mNeoNeb1 chromosome 6, mNeoNeb1.pri, whole genome shotgun sequence, one region contains:
- the NDUFAF4 gene encoding NADH dehydrogenase [ubiquinone] 1 alpha subcomplex assembly factor 4 encodes MGAAVSRAIRNFNLENRAEREISKMKPSPAPRHPSTKSLLREQMSHHPEIKGEVARKDDKLLSFLRDVYVDSKDPVSSVQVTDAGKRQEPKEFRLVKGQDFNMMSIKNIPKGKISIVEALTLLNNHKLYPETWTAEKIAEEYCLEQKDVKSLLKYFVTFEVKIIPPEDKKAIPPK; translated from the exons ATGGGGGCTGCTGTGTCTCGCGCAATCAGGAATTTCAACCTAGAGAACCGGGCGGAACGGGAAATCAGCAAAATGAAGCCCTCTCCcgctcccaggcacccctccactaaGAGCCTGCTGCGAGAGCAGATGAGCC ACCATCCAGAAATTAAGGGAGAAGTTGCTAGAAAAGATGACAAACTGCTGTCCTTCCTAAGAGATGTGTATGTTGATTCCAAAGATCCTGTGTCTTCTGTGCAG GTAACAGATGCTGGAAAACGTCAAGAGCCAAAGGAGTTCAGATTGGTAAAAGGCCAAGACTTTAACATGATGAGTATTAAGAACATTCCCAAAGGCAAAATTTCCATTGTAGAGGCATTGACACTTCTCAATAATCACAAACTTTATCCAGAAACGTGGACTGCTGAGAAAATAGCAGAAGAATACTGTCTAGAACAGAAAGATGTAAAATCCcttctcaaatattttgttacttttgaaGTCAAAATCATCCCTCCTGAAGACAAGAAAGCAATAccaccaaaatga